From the Synechococcus sp. KORDI-49 genome, the window ACCGCTGGGCATCTCGGGCTGCTGCATGCAGCCGGCTACCGAAGCTTCCATCTGGCCGACCCCGTCGATGACGTGCTGCACCGGCGCCTGCGGGGTTTCGTCCGGCGAGCCGGATGTGAGCTCACCATCAGCCCCACACCGCTGCTGCTGACGCCGACCGACCTGCTGGATGAGCATTTCAGCGGCGGACGGAAACCGCTGATGGCACGCTTCTACGAGATGCAGCGCCGCAGGCTCGATCTGCTGATCGATGCCGATGGCGGGCCCCTTGGAGGGCGCTGGAGTTACGACGCCGACAACCGCAAGAAGCTGCCCAAAACGGTTCTTGTTCCCCCGGAGCCGCGTCAGGTCGGCGGCCGGCACGTGGACCTGGCGCGTCGGGAGCTGATCCAGGAGTCATTACCGGGGATCGGTGCCTGGGAGGACTTCGCTTATCCCATCACCCATGCCGATGCGAGCCGATGGCTGGATGATTTTCTGGAGCATCGCCTGCAGCAGTTCGGGGCCTACGAAGACGCAATCAGCACCAGGCATCGGGTGATGTGGCACGGGGTGCTGACACCGATGCTGAACTGCGGCCTGCTCACGCCGCAGCAGGTGATCAACCGGACGATGGACAGAGCCGGGGAGGGGGATATCCCGATCAATTCCCTCGAGGGATTCCTGCGTCAGATCATCGGCTGGAGGGAGTTCATGGCAGCGATGTACCGCCTCCATGGCGTGACGATGCGCAACGGCAACTTCTGGGACTTCGAGGACCGGCCGATCCCATCAGCGTTCTATGAGGGCACCACGGGCCTTCCCCCCATCGATGACGCCATCCACCATGCCCTGAGCACCGGTTACTGCCATCACATCGAACGACTGATGCTGCTGGGCAACGTGATGCTGCTCTGCGGTTTTCACCCGACCCGCATCTACACCTGGTTCATGGAGCTGTTTGTGGACGCTTACGACTGGGTGATGGTCCCCAATGTCTACGGCATGAGCCAGTTCGCGAACGGAGGCATCTTCACCACCAAGCCCTACCTCTCCGGATCCAACTACGTGCGGAAGATGTCGGACTACCGCAAGGGTGACTGGTGCGAGATCTGGGACGGTCTGTTCTGGTCGTTCATCAAACGCCACGACGCCTTTTTCCGCAGTCAGTACCGGTTGGCGATGATGGCCCGGAATCTGGATCGCATGGCCCCGGAGGTGTT encodes:
- a CDS encoding cryptochrome/photolyase family protein encodes the protein MEITIVFPHQLFAEHPAITAARPMALIEDPLFFGTDPRWPMRVHRQRLLLHRAALKAYGDDLRGRGLTVLHQRHDQAADTAGHLGLLHAAGYRSFHLADPVDDVLHRRLRGFVRRAGCELTISPTPLLLTPTDLLDEHFSGGRKPLMARFYEMQRRRLDLLIDADGGPLGGRWSYDADNRKKLPKTVLVPPEPRQVGGRHVDLARRELIQESLPGIGAWEDFAYPITHADASRWLDDFLEHRLQQFGAYEDAISTRHRVMWHGVLTPMLNCGLLTPQQVINRTMDRAGEGDIPINSLEGFLRQIIGWREFMAAMYRLHGVTMRNGNFWDFEDRPIPSAFYEGTTGLPPIDDAIHHALSTGYCHHIERLMLLGNVMLLCGFHPTRIYTWFMELFVDAYDWVMVPNVYGMSQFANGGIFTTKPYLSGSNYVRKMSDYRKGDWCEIWDGLFWSFIKRHDAFFRSQYRLAMMARNLDRMAPEVLIAHQRRAGDFLDGLT